A region of the Candidatus Pantoea floridensis genome:
CCGCTGTTAAAACAGCAGGGGATAGAGGTTTCATGAGAACTCCGAAGAGATTGAGTTAATTCTGGCTTACGAAATCTGAAATGCAGGCCTAATGACCTTGCACAATTAATAGCTAAATAGTCATGAATAGATATAAATATGGAGGTTTTTTAAACGCTGATTAATACAGAAGTAGTAACCGATATGGATGGTGTTCCGACTCATGCATGACACACAAGCCGGACTTTTTAAAATTTAATTATTTGGCGCAATTTTATGAGTTTGGGGCTGGGCCATTTTCTTGCTGGTAAATCTTTTTTCAATGAATCGCCATGAAACCCATGCCAGCCCTAATGATATAACAACAGAAAGTACAAATCGCAGCCAACCGGGTTCAATGCCGAAATCTTCGAACCTTTTACCAACACCACCATTCATCATAGTGTGGATAAGATAAAGAGAGAACGATACATCACCGAGCTTAATTAAAACTGTTGGAACATACTTCCCAATAAACGGCTCAGATAAAACAGTGAACATCAGTATGAGAACGTAAAGCCATCCTGATGATATCAGGCCGTGAGCAAGATACATTCCTTGGCTAAAGAAATATGCTGCCATGAGCAGGCTAATTGTCAGGAGTGCAGCACTGAATGAAGCGGGTATCTTGTTAAGTGTGGGAAGAATAAGCCCTATAACCATGCCTGCAAGAAACAGCAGAATGATAGGGTTCGTTATGAGGCCAAGTAAAGCAGACGTAGTCTGATAGCCTGCTGGGTCCGTTGTCCATTTACCAAATACATAAAGAGGAACAATTATCAAAGAGGAGAGGAAAAACATGCTTGTCGCCAACCACTTTCGATTAAACAGCAGCATGCAACTCATCGCGAAATAGAAGTACATTTCATAATTGAGTGTCCAGCGGACGCCATACATTCCGTCATCATCGACATAAAATGGCGGATGATCAGGGTAAATTGGCTGAAAAATAATTGCACTAATTAAATTGGCGGTCTTATCCTCATAATGGAATGTGCTCATTGCACCACCCAGCAAAAAAGTTATCAGCAGAATAATGTAATAAGCAGGTAATATTCTAAGAGCTCTGTTTTTCATGAACTGTAAAGCTGCGAACATTCCTGAAGGAGAGCGCCTAATGCTCAAAGTAATTACAAAGCCACTTATCATGAAAAACAGGTCGACGCCGGTGGCACCCCATCCAAATAAACGATTACCTAAGTCTGGAGTAACCTCATTGAGATTCCATCTGAAATGAAAAAGCATGACGCTTAAAGCAGCAAGCCCCCGGAGTGCCTGCACGCCCCGATATGATGTATTTTTATTGACCATTTTATGCATGTTTATCGTAATGAATGTATGAAAAGCGACACTTTATCATTACCAAATTGAAATGATGATGATTGATTGCATTGACTTGTGGGAGATATTGTTCGTGGTTTTCAACGGGCACAGTATGCAACTGCTCTGACGCAACCACCGAAATTACCGGGAGGAGTGACAACCCATGCGTTGGCAGAGACATTTGGAAATGATGAGTCTGGAGAGTTTCGGCCTGCATCATCATTTGTCCATTGCGTCATCTCAAATCCTCCTGACATGAGGCGATACCCAGAAGGACAATAAGCTACAGTCTGACCAGATTTGTTATTGCACTTGATATCACCATAGGTAGTCGTTGACTCGGTGATTGAAGGTGTTTTCCAGGAACCATTCACGCATGACAAAATTGCACCTAAGCCATCACGGCTCACCATACCGTTTGGACTACATCCAGCGCCGGCAGTATTAACGCCATCCAGTTGTAAGTTTTCCCCTGCTGATAGACGCCCATCAGCACGAACGCTCCCGCCCCGAACCTGACCACCTGTATAAATGTTCTTGTTATTGACCGAGCGCACCCACTGATCGTCCGACATGTAAAAGCCGCCACCGTAGGTTTCATTCAGCCAGCCTTTACCGCCGCGGGTGATAACCCAGCCGTTGTTGCTGCGGATATCGTTATTCGCCGTGATGCCGTTGCCGGCCGTCACGTTGTTTCCGGCAGTGACGTCGGTGCCCGCGGCTACCTTACCGGTGAAAGCGCCCGTGGCCGCGTTGACCGTGCCGCCGTTGTTGATGTCGTTGCTGTTCATGTCGATGGCGGTGTGCATCCGGTTCAGGTCCGGCCGGCCGTTAACCTGATAGCGGTACAGCCTGTCGCTTTCGTCCGCGTCCGTGCCCAGCACGTCGGCGGAAAGAAACGCCGCGAGCCTGCCCTGCTGGCCGCTCAGGCCGTAGTCCGCTAGCTTCGCCTGCCAGCCGCCGTCCGCGCCAACCGCCGTATTGGCGGGCCAAACGTAGCCGCCCATGCCGTCCGTGTCAGACGCTATCTGACGCAGCCCTTTGTAAGGGATTTCGCTGCCGCCGGTGGTTAATACGAACGCGACCAGTTGTCCGGCCTGAGCGGGGTCTTTTGCAACCGCCAGCTGGTAGGTCTGGCCGCTGTCGTTGGTGAGCGAAAAGCCCGCAGGTAGATAGCCCTGCGTACGCAGCGTGGCGCCGGTAATGACCACCGGACCGCCGGCGACCTGCATCAGCAGCGTGTCACGGTTGTCGCGTACGTATCGCTTGCCCGCGTCACTCACAAAGCTCAGGTGCGAGGCGGTATTCGTCCAGACCTTTTCCTGCTGCCAGCCGGCGTAACGATCGATGGCGCCGGGCGTGATGAACAGTACAATGGCCAGCGCAATGCCCGCCTGAAGCAGCATGTTGCCACTGTGAATCGGACGTTTTTTTCGTTTCAGCAATTTCATCAGAGCACTCCCGCCAGTTGCTGGGGAAAGAAGAGGCACACGCCGCACAGATAACCAAACAGCGCGGGCGCAAAGGGTTTTGACGGCTTCCGCGTAAGAAGCGCGCACAGACTGCAGAGCAGAAGGCCACCCGCAGCGGCATACACGGCGCTGCGCCAGGGCAGCCACGCGCACAGCCCGGCCATCAGGTAGACGTCGCCGAGCCCGATGCGCTCCTCCTGCTGACGAAAGTTGGCGAGCCCGCGAACCGTCGCAGCCAGTACGAAAGCCACCAGGCTTGCTATCAGTGACGCTGTCCAGGGCATCACGGCGGCGGGCAGCGCGGCGGACAGCAGGCCGCCCGCCCAGAACGACACCGTGTAGCGCATCGGGAGCCACTGGCAGCGCAGGTCCGTCAGCGTCATGGGCAGGGCCAGCACCAGCAGAACCGCACTTCGCCATATCGTGGATACCGGTAGCACCGGCAGCAGCGCCATGAGCCAGCCGGCTGTCAGCATGTAAATAAGGGCAACCGGCGTCAGCAGAGGCCACGTCAGCGGCGGCCCCTCATACAACTGCAGAAAGCGACGGGCCCGGAAGGCCTGCAGCACGAACAGTGCCGCGCAGCCGGCGAGCCACAGCCCGACGGTCACGCTGTAAGTAAGTGAAGTCATCATGTTTCCGTGTCAGGGGGTCAGCGGCGGGCCATGTAGTCGGCGTAAACCTTGCGGGCGTAAAGCATGCGGCGGGCCGTGTTGTCATCGGCGAAGCCGGCGTTATAGCTGCCGAGACACTCCCAGGTGACGCCGCAGACCTGCAGGTGGCGTGCCAGAATCCAGGCCCCCACCATGACGTTCAGGCAGGGTTTGGTCAGGAGGTCCTGCTCGCTCTGCAGCACGCCCATCGTGCGCAGCTGCGGCACGTGCGTGGAGTTAATCTGCATCAGGCCAAAGTCCCGGCTCGTGACCTGACCTTTTTTATTGCGGTTATAGCCAATGGCACCGGGGTTGAAGCCACTTTCCACCTTGCTGATGGAGCGCAGCAGCTGCGGGTCGACGTGATAACGTGCGCCCGCCTCGTTATAGCAGAACGCCATCGCAGAGCGGGAGGCGCACAGCAGCAGTCCGCCGGCGATCAGCAGGGGGAAAAGTTTCTTCATAATGCATACCGTGAAAATGACAGAGGACGGAAAGAAGGGGCCAGCACACAGCGGTCGTGCGCTGAGCCGCTCAGTGCCGGGGTTGCCCCCGGCCTGCCGTCAGGTGCTACTGGTGAAGACCAGCGTGTTGGTGCCGGTCGAGCCGCTGTCCGCCGTGCACTGCGAGCCCGCCACCGAGCTGCTGACCACGCCGCTGGTTATACTGCCGTTAATGCTGGTCGACGCCACGTTGTTCGCGCCCGAAAGCTTCTGCGTCATCTGCGCGCAGGCCTCCTGCGGCACCTGCGTATACGTCAGGGAAAATGCCGTGTTCTGTCCGCCGTTCGTGCTCACCGGCGTGACCGTGACGGTGCCGCCCCAGCGGTTGTTCAGCGTCGCGCTCCCGGAAGACTTGGTGCCGATAATGGCCATGCTGCCGGGCGAGCCGCCAAACTGAACGAGCGCACCGGTCATGGTGGCGGCCGAGCTGAAGTCGTACACACCGCCGGTTTTCAGCATGCTGCGCGTGTTGGTCATGATGTCGCTGACGTTGGACATCTCCTCGGTATAGTCCGCGCTTTTGAAGAGTCCCCCGCCCCCGGCATAAACAGTGACAATGATAATCATCGCCACGGCGCTGACGATAATGGCTTCAGGAAGGGTCAGAGCCCCGCGGTGAACGCCGGAACGTCCGGAACGTTTTGAAAGCAGTGTCATAGGTAAATCCTCTCGGTATTGAAATCAGCGGTTGCCAATAATAGAGCTCAGGTCCTGAGTCGCCAGGAACGTGAGCAGGAGATAGCCGGCAGTGGCCAGCATGCCGACCAGCTGAAACACCTGGCAGACACGTTTGATGCGCCCGATGGCCTTTTTGAGCCACATCCTGGCGAAGTTTTCGATGTTGTCCTCGCCGCCCGGACCGGCGGTCAGGAGCATCAGACGGTCAATGGCCTCGCGTGAGGGAAACGCGTAGCCGCTGTCCGCCAGCGCCTGACCGAGGTGCTTGCCGCGGGACACCTGCCGACGTGTAGCCGTCAGGCGCTCATACATCCAGGGCGTGGCGTTGCGGCTCAGCATGTCTAGCGCCTCCTCCGTGCGCAGCTGGGCGCGCAGCAGCGCGCTGAGGTTCAGCAAAAACGACACCCCCTGCACCTCCCGGTACAGGCTCCACGGAAACATGTGGTCGAGCACCCTGCCGCGGACCGGGCCGGTGAGGCGCGGCAGTGACCAGATGACCCAGACGGTAAAGGCCCCCAGCGCTCCGCCGAGGAGATAGCGGTTATCCACGAAGAAGTGCGTAATGGCGCCGAGCCACCACATCCAGCCGGTCCAGCTGTCAGCGGGGCTCAGCTGCTCCAGGCGGGGCAGAAAGCGCTCGCTCACCATCTGCATCATGTAAAACGTCCCGCCCAGTAACATGGCCGGGTAGGCCAGATTGACCAGCGCGGTAGACTTCATCTCGCCAACGCCCTTCACGACCTCAATGGCCCGCAGCAGGGCTCCCCTCAGGTCTTTGGCTACGCGCCCCGCGCGCAGGATGGTGGTCTCCTGCGCCGGCACCCAGCCGGCAAGCCCCGCGTCGAGGCCCCGCCCGCGCGTGAGCGCGTGGTGCACGTCGTTCAGGCACAGCAGCACCGGATCGTTTTTACGCCGGCGCGTGCGCTGCAGGCCCGCGATGGCGTCTTCGGTTTTCTGTTTGTTCTCCAGCAGAAACGCCAGGTCTTCATACAGCGTCATGCGGTCGCTGGTGCTGAAGGTCTTCTGCCCTATCCAGCGGCCCAGCCCCTCAGAGCGGGTACTGCCCGTGGCAAGCGAGGCCTTCAGCCAGCCCCGCAGCCGGTTAAGCAGGTCACTCATGGCCACCTCCGCTGAGAAACGCCTGGACGGCTTCCGGCGGCAGCAGGTTCAGGGCATCCTCGTCCAGTGGGCTCATTTTGTCCGCATCCAGCGGGTCAACCTCACCGGCCGCAATGTAGCGCTGCAGGTGCGCGCCGCGTGTGATGCCGTTCATGTGATGCACCCAGTAGCTGCGTGCGGCAAGCTTGCCGTGCACACGGTAGAGCTGCATAAAGCGGGCGTCAGGGCGGATGACCTCGGCAATGACCTTACGTCCCGTGATGCCGTGCCAGCAGCCCGGCGCGCTGCAGCCGTCGTAATGACGAAACGCAACGGTGTCGGTATCGCAGTAGGTTTCGACCAGCTCGCGATCGTCTTCGGACAGGTTTTCCCTGACGTCGGCCCAGCTCTTTTTGCAGGCCGGACAGAGCATCTGCACCAGGCGCTGGGCAATCAGCCCTATAACCACCTGCGGGTCCATCACCATGCCCGGCGCGATGCCCAGCGTATCGGTGAGGCGGTCGATAATGCCCGTCGCGTCGTTGGCGTGCGTGGTCGTCTCGACGAGCGTGCCGCTCTTGGCCTCGCTGATGCTGGCATTGGCCGACCAGGTATCGCGGATTTCGCCTACCACCGCGGCGTTGTAATCAAGTCGCTTAAGAGCCGAAAGGCGCCGCTGCCACGCGCGGGTCACGGACTCGGGGTCGTTGCGATCGGCAATGATGGTGGTCTGCACGGCGCCCGGCACCTTACCCTCGACCGGGTCCTCCACCGTTATCAGCCGGCGCTTGCCGCCGGTGAGGTCAACGTACATTTTACAAAAGGTTCGCAGCGTGGTGCTTTTACCCGACCCGGTCGGGCCGGCGGTGATGATCAGCCCCTCCGGTCGGCGCAGCATGCGGTTGATAAGCTTCTGCTGCTCCGGCAGGTAGCCCAGCGCGTCGAGTGAAGGAATATCCTCGCTCTCATCCAGAATCACGCGCAGCACCACGTAAAGGCCGGACTCGGTGGGCACGGCCGAGTAGCGCGCGGCGTACAGGCCCAGCGCCTTCACGAACTCGTTGCGCAGGCGCCCGTCCTGTTCGTCCGTCTCACTGAACTGCTGCGGCGCCGCATCGCACATCGACATCACGATGGTCGCGGCGAGGCTCATGCCCTCTTCAATGGACAGTTCGGCCTGCAGCGCCAGGTCGCCGTGGATGCGGAACACCACGGCGGTCAGGTTTTCCATGCCAATCAGGATATGAATGTCCGAGGCATGGGCCTCGCCCGCGCGGCG
Encoded here:
- a CDS encoding acyltransferase family protein: MHKMVNKNTSYRGVQALRGLAALSVMLFHFRWNLNEVTPDLGNRLFGWGATGVDLFFMISGFVITLSIRRSPSGMFAALQFMKNRALRILPAYYIILLITFLLGGAMSTFHYEDKTANLISAIIFQPIYPDHPPFYVDDDGMYGVRWTLNYEMYFYFAMSCMLLFNRKWLATSMFFLSSLIIVPLYVFGKWTTDPAGYQTTSALLGLITNPIILLFLAGMVIGLILPTLNKIPASFSAALLTISLLMAAYFFSQGMYLAHGLISSGWLYVLILMFTVLSEPFIGKYVPTVLIKLGDVSFSLYLIHTMMNGGVGKRFEDFGIEPGWLRFVLSVVISLGLAWVSWRFIEKRFTSKKMAQPQTHKIAPNN
- the pilV gene encoding shufflon system plasmid conjugative transfer pilus tip adhesin PilV, producing MKLLKRKKRPIHSGNMLLQAGIALAIVLFITPGAIDRYAGWQQEKVWTNTASHLSFVSDAGKRYVRDNRDTLLMQVAGGPVVITGATLRTQGYLPAGFSLTNDSGQTYQLAVAKDPAQAGQLVAFVLTTGGSEIPYKGLRQIASDTDGMGGYVWPANTAVGADGGWQAKLADYGLSGQQGRLAAFLSADVLGTDADESDRLYRYQVNGRPDLNRMHTAIDMNSNDINNGGTVNAATGAFTGKVAAGTDVTAGNNVTAGNGITANNDIRSNNGWVITRGGKGWLNETYGGGFYMSDDQWVRSVNNKNIYTGGQVRGGSVRADGRLSAGENLQLDGVNTAGAGCSPNGMVSRDGLGAILSCVNGSWKTPSITESTTTYGDIKCNNKSGQTVAYCPSGYRLMSGGFEMTQWTNDDAGRNSPDSSFPNVSANAWVVTPPGNFGGCVRAVAYCAR
- a CDS encoding prepilin peptidase, with amino-acid sequence MMTSLTYSVTVGLWLAGCAALFVLQAFRARRFLQLYEGPPLTWPLLTPVALIYMLTAGWLMALLPVLPVSTIWRSAVLLVLALPMTLTDLRCQWLPMRYTVSFWAGGLLSAALPAAVMPWTASLIASLVAFVLAATVRGLANFRQQEERIGLGDVYLMAGLCAWLPWRSAVYAAAGGLLLCSLCALLTRKPSKPFAPALFGYLCGVCLFFPQQLAGVL
- a CDS encoding lytic transglycosylase domain-containing protein translates to MKKLFPLLIAGGLLLCASRSAMAFCYNEAGARYHVDPQLLRSISKVESGFNPGAIGYNRNKKGQVTSRDFGLMQINSTHVPQLRTMGVLQSEQDLLTKPCLNVMVGAWILARHLQVCGVTWECLGSYNAGFADDNTARRMLYARKVYADYMARR
- a CDS encoding type 4 pilus major pilin, which gives rise to MTLLSKRSGRSGVHRGALTLPEAIIVSAVAMIIIVTVYAGGGGLFKSADYTEEMSNVSDIMTNTRSMLKTGGVYDFSSAATMTGALVQFGGSPGSMAIIGTKSSGSATLNNRWGGTVTVTPVSTNGGQNTAFSLTYTQVPQEACAQMTQKLSGANNVASTSINGSITSGVVSSSVAGSQCTADSGSTGTNTLVFTSST
- a CDS encoding type II secretion system F family protein gives rise to the protein MSDLLNRLRGWLKASLATGSTRSEGLGRWIGQKTFSTSDRMTLYEDLAFLLENKQKTEDAIAGLQRTRRRKNDPVLLCLNDVHHALTRGRGLDAGLAGWVPAQETTILRAGRVAKDLRGALLRAIEVVKGVGEMKSTALVNLAYPAMLLGGTFYMMQMVSERFLPRLEQLSPADSWTGWMWWLGAITHFFVDNRYLLGGALGAFTVWVIWSLPRLTGPVRGRVLDHMFPWSLYREVQGVSFLLNLSALLRAQLRTEEALDMLSRNATPWMYERLTATRRQVSRGKHLGQALADSGYAFPSREAIDRLMLLTAGPGGEDNIENFARMWLKKAIGRIKRVCQVFQLVGMLATAGYLLLTFLATQDLSSIIGNR
- a CDS encoding GspE/PulE family protein, with protein sequence MEFTESTVNWLHLDNSNPDQGQLYVSTEHCADPAVQSDIARALREFPRLNVQRVHLGELRRHQLQRAGVTGTAGSWSPEQKKVVDFMRRAGEAHASDIHILIGMENLTAVVFRIHGDLALQAELSIEEGMSLAATIVMSMCDAAPQQFSETDEQDGRLRNEFVKALGLYAARYSAVPTESGLYVVLRVILDESEDIPSLDALGYLPEQQKLINRMLRRPEGLIITAGPTGSGKSTTLRTFCKMYVDLTGGKRRLITVEDPVEGKVPGAVQTTIIADRNDPESVTRAWQRRLSALKRLDYNAAVVGEIRDTWSANASISEAKSGTLVETTTHANDATGIIDRLTDTLGIAPGMVMDPQVVIGLIAQRLVQMLCPACKKSWADVRENLSEDDRELVETYCDTDTVAFRHYDGCSAPGCWHGITGRKVIAEVIRPDARFMQLYRVHGKLAARSYWVHHMNGITRGAHLQRYIAAGEVDPLDADKMSPLDEDALNLLPPEAVQAFLSGGGHE